From the Helicoverpa zea isolate HzStark_Cry1AcR chromosome 26, ilHelZeax1.1, whole genome shotgun sequence genome, one window contains:
- the LOC124643095 gene encoding uncharacterized protein LOC124643095 gives MMSTDPIPHFDVDAFISDVEERPAIWDLKSDLYSDRGKKTEAWEELCLKFIPNFSEKNVAEKNKAASQLQRKWKSLRDCFKREHSKQMSVKSGSASSSRKPYIYYQQLSFLKNLADTRRDPSPLPNEVHDATERKRPKKNKTNNEDIQAETDILVSISEQLQSRHSNKHEEDADHNFALSLVPHFKQIPNEFKLDAQTDVLMVLKKYKQYMRTSQNQQHGYFTSSFQEPRSYHTMQPSTSGYQPTPRPSALGYQSASRPPSMGYQSNFEHDFSVSSPSASDNTMNSVLSDDINEHLFDN, from the exons ATGATGTCCACGGATCCGATTCCTCATTTTGATGTAGACGCTTTTATTTCCGATGTCGAAGAGCGACCCGCTATTTGGGATTTAAAGTCAGATTTGTATAGCGACAGGGGTAAGAAAACTGAAGCTTGGGAGGAATTGTGCCTAAAATTTATTCCAAATTTTAGTGAAAAAAATGTAGCGGAAAAAAACAAAGCAG cATCCCAGTTGCAGCGAAAATGGAAAAGCCTTCGTGACTGTTTCAAAAGAGAACACTCTAAACAAATGAGCGTTAAAAGTGGATCTGCATCATCGAGTCGCAAGCCGTATATATATTATCAACAACTatcttttttaaaaaacttgGCTGACACACGACGTGATCCCAGCCCATTACCGAACGAGGTACACGATGCGACTGAGAGAAAAAGGCCAAAAAAGAACAAGACAAATAATGAAGACATTCAAGCAGAAACTGATATacttgttagtatttcagaacaaTTACAATCTCGTCATTCTAACAAGCATGAAGAAGACGCTGACCATAACTTTGCTTTGTCCTTGGTCCCGCACTTTAAACAAATACCCAATGAATTTAAATTGGATGCTCAAACCGATGTATTGAtggtactaaaaaaatataaacagtatATGCGAACATCACAGAATCAACAACATGGATATTTCACATCATCATTTCAGGAACCACGCTCATACCATACTATGCAACCATCTACTTCGGGTTATCAACCGACTCCGCGTCCATCTGCTTTGGGATATCAATCGGCTTCGCGTCCACCTTCTATGGGATATCAATCAAATTTTGAGCATGACTTTTCCGTTAGCTCGCCATCTGCATCTGATAATACTATGAATTCTGTTTTGTCAGATGATATAAATGAACATCTTTTTGACAACTGA
- the LOC124643094 gene encoding protein ALP1-like, which produces MSVNSFNELLSVLHDDLKHQDTRMRKSISPTERLAITLRYLATGCSFGDFELVYRCGASTARLIVKETCKLIYASLQDICVPQPTEEMWSKIAKGFEEYANFPNCCGAIDGKHIRIIKPQDSGSLYYNYKHYFSIVLLAICDVNYKFTFIDVGSYGKASDSTIYKESKLFKKLEDQSLNLPAPKAISSSSGPVNYCFVGDEAFGLAEHMLRPYSGKHLNIEKRIFNYRLSRARRHIECAFGILVNKWRILHRPLNVSIDFAEDIVKACCILHNFVRQRDGFNFHHTLTVPGLHDIDNAHVQSRRSLNTRDILKDYFISNEGAVPWQNNKI; this is translated from the exons ATGAGCGTGAACTCATTCAATGAATTACTTAGCGTTTTGCACGATGACCTCAAACATCAAGATACACGCATGAGAAAAAGCATCTCTCCAACAGAAAGGCTGGCTATAACTTTAAG GTACCTTGCTACTGGTTGTTCATTTGGTGATTTTGAATTAGTATATCGATGTGGTGCGTCAACTGCGAGATTGATTGTAAAAGAAACATGTAAATTGATCTATGCATCACTTCAAGATATCTGCGTACCACAACCAACTGAAGAGATGTGGAGTAAAATAGCTAAGGGGTTTGAAGAATATGCTAACTTTCCAAATTGCTGTGGTGCAATTGATGGAAAACATATAAGGATTATTAAGCCTCAAGATAGCGGAtccttatattataattataaacactATTTTTCCATCGTACTTCTAGCTATCTGTGACGTGAATTATAAGTTCACATTTATTGATGTCGGCTCTTATGGGAAAGCTTCAGATTCGACTATCTACAAAGAAtcgaaattattcaaaaaattgGAAGACCAATCCCTGAATTTACCTGCACCAAAAGCAATTTCTAGTAGTTCTGGTCCTGTAAACTACTGTTTTGTTGGTGATGAAGCTTTTGGTCTTGCAGAACACATGTTGAGACCTTATTCAGGAAAACACTTGAATATTGAAAAAAGAATTTTCAACTATAGGCTTTCTCGAGCCAGGCGTCATATCGAGTGTGCCTTTGGGATATTAGTGAATAAGTGGAGAATACTACATCGACCATTGAATGTGTCAATAGATTTCGCCGAAGACATCGTGAAGGCCTGTTGTATACTACACAACTTTGTTCGTCAGAGAGATGGATTTAATTTCCATCATACATTGACTGTACCAGGACTTCACGATATCGATAACGCCCACGTGCAATCTCGTCGTTCATTAAACACCAGAGATATattgaaagattattttattagcaacGAGGGAGCTGTACCttggcaaaataataaaatataa